A single genomic interval of Aphidius gifuensis isolate YNYX2018 linkage group LG6, ASM1490517v1, whole genome shotgun sequence harbors:
- the LOC122858708 gene encoding uncharacterized protein LOC122858708, with the protein MKIILINIGILIFLLIGIFADKKYDGNLQNFINNTPLHKVLLTQRGYIQFLRWQLPVPDINEFTFCVWVKSSNLTFAHSIFSYSKNDTQRIVRAWISPFGRSINLEINNTILFNEPISILENQWYHICQSWDNSNGRYGLWIDGQNKLDAYSSKMAGFVIPKNGDIVLGQEYTDFDKGLEDGIEGAVLGFNLLLKSSFKKLNTLNNNNYLNNDRKKPFDYSEFERFNIDKQENLYLSSLNSRLQEEYKTGSIIFPDMQFGSVIGARKTTQLSKKPSVTLDKLLDDMPMGLKLIKISYNDCNCGRASPFFDAKYLLISWSRTPVRIFGGAIIKNVNNQCGVFDALL; encoded by the exons atgaaaataattttaataaatattggtatattaatatttttgttaattggtatttttgctgataaaaaatatgatggtaatcttcaaaattttattaacaatacacCATTGCATAAAGTATTGTTGACACAACGTGGATACattcaa tttctCAGATGGCAATTACCAGTTCCTGACATTAATGAATTTACTTTTTGTGTCTGGGTCAAGTCCTCGAACTTGACATTTGCacattcaatattttcatattcaa aaaatgatACACAACGTATTGTCAGAGCTTGGATATCGCCATTTGGTCGTAGTATAAatttggaaataaataatacaattttatttaacgagCCAATATCAATACTTGAAAATCAATGGTATCATATTTGTCAAAGTTGGGATAATAGTAATGGTAGATATGGTCTTTGGATCGATGGGCAAAATAAACTTGATGCTTATTCATCAAAA atGGCAGGTTTTGTAATACCAAAAAATGGTGACATCGTCCTTGGTCAAGAATACACTGATTTTGATAAAGGACTTGAAGATGGTATTGAAGGTGCTGTATTGGGTTTTAATTTACTACtaaaatcatcatttaaaaaattaaataccctcaataataataattatctgaataatgatagaaaaaaaccATTTGATTATTCAGAATTTGAaagatttaatattgataaacaagaaaatttatatttatcatcattaaattcaagattacaagaagaatataaaacaggatcaataatttttcctgACATGCAATTTGGTTCAGTGATAGGAGCTAGAAAAACAACACAGTTATCTAAAAAACCAAGTGTAacacttgataaattattggaTGATATGCCAATGGGTTTAAAGctcataaaaatttcatataatgaTTGCAATTGTGGAAGAGCAAGTCCCTTTTTTGAtgctaaatatttattgatatctTGGAGTAGAACACCTGTTAGAATTTTTGGTGgagcaattattaaaaatgtcaataatCAGTGTGGTGTTTTCGATGCTTTGTTGTAA